In the Elusimicrobiota bacterium genome, CCGGCGGCCGTGAAGATGACGAGCCCGAAGATGTTCAGGGTGATGATGCCCAGCAGCAGGCCCACGGCCATCGGCGTCAGGATCATGTACTGCACCTTGACCGTGACGAACTGCCGGTTGAACTCGTTGGCCCAGTGCTTGCCGCGCTCGATCTGGCGGTCGATCTCCCCGTAGAACTGGTCGGACTTGGACTGCCCGTAGAGCCAGCCGGCGAGGAAGATGAACGTGAGCCCGAGGAGCTTGAGGAAGAGGGGCCCGAGCTGTCCCGCCGCGGAGGGCTTCATGGGCGGCTCGTACCCGCGCGGAGCGCGGTGCAGGATTTGAAAGACCTGATGGGTGAGGGTTCCGACGGCCATCACCGATTCCTGGTAGCGCTTGGGGTCCTGGCTCGTGAGCGCGTCGAGCGTGGACTCCATCTCGCGCAGGATGAGGTCGTAGCAGGCGAGCAGCGCGCGGCCGCGGCCGCCGAGGGAGTCTCCGAGGCGCGCTCGGTAGAGGCGGTCGAGCGCCATCTGGAAGCGCACGCGGCTGTCCTCGTAGTCCTTGATCAGGGCGCCGGGAGCGGTGAGCGTCCCGTTGAACTCCGGAGGGAAGGTCTTGCGGGTGTGCTCGAAGTACTCATAGAGGACGGAGACCGGCGCCTGCCAGAGCTGCGCCTCGTTGAGGATGCCCTCCTCGGGGTCCTGCCAGACCGGACGGCTGAGCATCGCGTCGAGGATCTCGTCGACCCAGGCCGGCGGCTTGAGGTTCGGGTCGCGGTCCTTCTTGAAGTAGTGGTAGATGTACTGCGCGCGCGCCTCGGCGCCCTCGTTGGGGTCGACGAGGTAGCTGATCTGCTGGCGCGTGAACTGCGCGGCGGCGGGCGCGGCGAGCGCCGGCGCGAGCAGCAGGAACGCGGCCAGCGCGCTAGACCGCATTGCGGGCCTCGAAGCGCGCCATCTCGGGGTTCTTCTTGAAGAGCTCGACGGGGACGTTGACGCCGGCGAGCTTGAACTCCTCATAGAAGTGCGGCGGCTTGCCGCAGCCGGAGAAGAAGCCCAGCGACTTGCCCTGCTCGTCGACGCCGGTCTGGATGTACTTGAAGAGGTCCTGCGCGAGGATCGTGTTCTGGTCGCGGCCGGTGACCTCGGTGACCCAGGTGCAGCGGCGCACGCCGTCCGGGAAGCGGGTGATCTGCACGACGAGGTGCACGGCCGAGGCGATCATCTCGCGCAGGGCCCAGATGGGGAGCTCGGCCGAGGCCATCATGCACATGGCCTCCAGGCGGGTCAGCGCGTCGCGCGGGCTGTTCGCGTGGATCGTGGCGAGAGAGCCTTCATGGCCGGTGTTCATGGCCTGGAGCATGTCCAGCGCCTCGGAGCCGCGGCACTCGCCGACGACGATGCGGTCGGGACGCATACGAAGGCAGTTCTTCACGAGGTCGCGGATGGTGACCTCGCCCTTGCCCTCGATGTTCGGCGGGCGGCTCTCCAGCCGCACCCAGTGCTCCTGGATCAGCTTGAGCTCGGCGGTGTCCTCGACGGTGATGATGCGCTCGTCCTCGGGGATGGCCGAGGAGAGCATGTTGAGGAAGGTGGTCTTCCCGGTGCCGGTACCGCCCGAGATGATGACGCTCTTGCGGATCTTCACGCAGTTCTGCAGGAACTCGAGCAGCTCCGGCGTGAGGGAGCCGAAACGGATGAGGTCCGCGCCGGAGAAGGGCTTCTTGGAGAAGCGCCGGATGGTGAGCGTCGGCCCGCTGACGGCCAGCGGCGGGATGATGGCGTTGACGCGGGAACCGTCCTTCAGGCGCGCGTCGACGAGCGGCACCGACTCGTCGATGCGGCGGCCGATGGGCGCCACGATGCGCTTGATGACCTGGATGATCTGCTCCTCGTCGCGGAAGCGCAGGGGCGTGAGCACGAGCTTGCCCTTCTGCTCGATGTAGACCTTGTCCGCCGCGTTCACCATGATCTCGTTGACGCTGGTGTCGCGCATGAGCTCTTCCAGGGGTCCGAGGCCGAGGATCTCGTCGAGCAGCTCCATGACGAAGCGCTGGCGCTGGTCGCGCGAGAGCGGGAGGTTGCTCTCCTTCTGGAGCAGGGACTCGATGATCGAGGCGATCTTCGTGCGGATCTCGGCGTTGCGCTCCTCCGACTCGGTGATGCGGATGCGCTCGGTCTCCATCGCCGTGACGACGCTGCCGTGCATGCGCATCTTGAGCTCGTCCCAGAAGGCCGGGACGTCGCCCGCCTTCGCGACGGCCTTGCCCTTCGCCGCCTCGACGTCTCCGGCGGAGCGTCCGCCGACGGCGGTCTCCGAGGCCTTCCAGAGCATGTTGGAGCCCGCCGCGAACTCGTGGTCCTCGACCGAGGAGTAGCTCCAGGCCTTCGGCGAGGGCCGCGTCTCGAGCACCTTGCCGAGCATCGGGCGCAGCGCCTTCACCCAGTCCGAATGGGGCTGCTCGACGACGAGGATGCGCCCGGTGTTCGCGAACTCGGGGAGGAGGTCCTCCCAGGGCATGTAGGAGAGCACCCGCCGGTTCATCGTCGCGAAGAAGCGGTCGACCTCTTTGGGCGCCAGCGCTCCGGGGAGGTTCGCCTCGTTGAGGACGATCTCGAAGCGCTCGAGCGGGAAGTGCAGGGCCTTGAATTCCTGGAAGAGCGAGTAGGTCGCCTCGAAGTGGCTGCGCTGGGGCAGGCAGGTCCAGAACACGAGGTCCGCGAGGTCGAAGGAGAAGACCTGCATCGGGAAATAGGGGTCGACGTCGAGGAAGAGGTCGTAGGACTGCGAGAGGCTCTCGAGGATCGGGATGACGACGTGCGGGGAGACCTGGAGGACCTCGGCGCGCTTGGCCGCGAGCGGCAGCACGCCCACGCCCCACTGCGAGATGGGGATGCGGCCCTTGAGGAGCTTCCCGAGCACCGCGACGTCCTTGCCGACGAGCTGGGTGAGGCTCGCGAGCGTCGGCGGCTGCAGGCCGAGCTGAAAAGCGAGGTCGTTGCGGCAGAGCGGGTCGAGGTGGACGATGAGGACGTTGCGGCTCTGCGTACCGGCCCAGGCGAGCGCGAGGTTCAGGGCGATCGTGGACTTGCCGACGCCCTCCTTGGGTCCGGAGAAGACGACGACGCGCCCGCTGACGCGGGGCTGCGTGGCCGTCGCGGGCCGCGGCATCCCGGCCGGGACCGGAGGCGAACCGCCCGCCGGGACGGGGGGCATGGAGCCCGGAGCCCCCCCCTGGGGGCCCGGTCCGGTCATCGGAGGGAGGTCGTTCGCCATGCGTTCTTCCTACTTGACGATCTCGAAAGTGACGAACAGGAAGAGCGACTTCTGCTCCTCGATGATGCTGGTCGTGGTGAAGAGGCGTCCGATGATCGGCAGGCGGCCGATGACGGGGATGCGCGTCTGCGTCACGTTCTTGTTGCTCGACTTCAGGCCGCCGATGACGATGGTCTCTCCGCTCTTGATCTCGACCTCGGTCTGGATCTGCCGCGTGACGATCGAGGGGACCGCGGTGTTGCCGACGGTCACCGGCTTCGAGAAGTCGGGATTGGAGACCTCCAGCTGCATCTGCGCGTCGATGTAATCCTTCTTGTTCGGGTTCGCCACCGGAAGGATGTTGAGGATGACGCCGAACTTCTTGAACTCCACGCCGACGCCCTGGTTGTTGGTGACGGGATAGGGCTGGTCGCCGCCGACGACGAAGTTCGCCTGGGTCGCCGACTTCGTGATGACCTTGGGGTTGGAGAGGAGCTGCGCCTTGCCCTCGGTCTCGAGAAGCTTCAGCGAGGTCTGCAGCTGCGTGAGGCGCTCGAAGTCGCCGATCTTGATGATCCCGGGGATGGGCGCCTTCTCGGCGAAGTTGATGCCGGTCTGGAAGGGCCCCCAGCTGAAGCCCACGTCCTTGGAGATCGAGCCGCTGATCTCCACGACGTCGGCGCTGACGGCGATCATCACGTCCTGGGCCTCGCCTCCGCCCTCTCCGCCGCCCCCCCCTCCGCCCTCTTCCTGGGCGTAGGCCCGGGGAAGGGTGAGGAGCAGGACGAACGCGAGGACGAGCCGCCCGGCGCTTTTCCGCGCCTCCCTCCACGCACTCCTCTGTTGCCGTTCCATGGTTGCCGTACCGTTGTCGTGCGAGTTTAGAGCGTCGCGATCACCGGAAAAGCTTTCGGAAGCTCGCCATCTCCATCGGGTGCATCTCGACGTCGCCCAGGCCGCGCAGCAGCGGCGTGATCTCGCCCTGCTTCATCGCCAGCGAGAGGTACTGCGCCTCGTTGGGGTTGAGGGCGACGCTGAGGATGCCCTTCTCGGCGAAGGCCGCGTTCTGCTGCTCCTTCTGCTCCTTGTCGGCGAAATCCTTGGACGCCATGCCCTGGCCGAGGTTGCTGCCCACGCCGAGGACGAGCACGTTCTGGAGGATGGTCGCCGTGACCTTCTCCTTGCGGCTGTCCTGCATGAGCGCGTCGAAGGTGACGAGCACGTCGATGCGGTCCCCCGGCTTGATGAGCTTCAGCATCTCGTTCTCGACCGGGATGACCGCGCCGCGGTAGCCCGGGGGGATCTTCACGCTCAGGCCGGCGGTCGGGGAGAGGGAAGTCACCAGCGACTGCGCGATCTGATTGCCCTTGGGGATGCGCACGCGGGTCACGAGGTTCGTGATGAGCTTGATGTCCGACTGGGTCTTGATCTCGAAGGCGTCCTGGGAGACGAACTTGCGCGGGACCGCCTGCGTCTGCACGAGGTCCTCCTTGAGCAGCGTGCGCTCGGGGAGGTCGACGCGGGCGACGAGCACCGTCGCGTTCTCGAAGGACTTCGAGAGCTGCTTCTCGCGGCTCGTGAGCACGAGCAGATAGAGCGCCGCGGCGGCGACGGCCAGCACCAGCGGGATCATCATTCCTTTCTTTTCCATATGCCGTCTCCTTTCCTCGAGCTCCTACTTGAAAAGCGGCCGTTCGATCGGCATGCGCACCGTCGCCTTGAGCAGGCGCGCCTTGCGTCCCTGCGTGTTCCCCAGCACGACCCCCGTCAGGGGGAAGACCATCGGGACGGCGCGCCGCACCTCGATGGCCACGTCGTAGTTCATGCAGCCTTCCTGCTTGTCCAGCAAAGTCGGGATCGGCCCGTACATCACGGCGGTGGCGGCGTTCGGAGATTTGAACATCGCCTGCGTGACTTTCTTATAGTCGTTGGTCAGCTGCGGCGCGGCGCAGCTGGCGCTCGGGACCGTCCGAGCCGTCAGCGACGCCATGCGCGCCGCCTCGTAGGCGGCGTGGTGGAGAAGGATCGTGTGGAAGGCCAGCAGTCCGATCTCCATGATCGTGAAAACGAGGAACAGGAACACCGGCAGGATCAGCAGGACCTCGATGAGCACCTGTCCGCGCGCTCGACCGCCCCTGCGCACCTCGCTCCTGACCACCCCTCCCCCCTGCCGCCGTCCCCCAAGGGGACGGCGGCGCCACCGAACGGCGTCCGCCGGCTTACTGTCCGGAACCGACCGTGGACGCGGCGCCCGAGATCATGGCCATGATCTGGTTGAAGACCTGGCTGATCTGCGGCTTGAACATCTTGCCGATCACGAGGATGACGCCCACGATGACGGCCAGCATCATCAGGTACTCCACCGTGTTCTGACCGCGTTCGCTCCGGATCCACTGCTGCAGCTTCCGCACGTTCGTCATGGCGTTCCTTCCCTCCTTATACCGTCAGCGTCCCGATCGGTCGACCGCTAGTAGTACGCGGTCAGAATCGCTACGCCGGCGTTGGTGAACAGGCGCTTCGTCTGCGACGAGAGCAGGCGGTACAGCGTGGTGAAGATGAACAACAGCATCAGCGTCATCAGCAGATACTCCACCAGGGCCTGCCCTCTGCGTCCGAAACGCATGTTCCTCCGAGTCTATCAGAATTTCACCTTCAAAGACATCATGTCCGCCGTCCCCAGCGCGCCCATGGAAATCAGCGAATAATCGAACGCGACGCCGTAGCCGAACGCCTGCGCGGTGTAAAGCCCGATGCCGAAGCTCCAGCGCGGGGAGCCGACCAGCGGATAGAGGAAGCTGCGGTCGTTCTGCATCACCTGACCCATGTC is a window encoding:
- a CDS encoding type II secretion system F family protein, which translates into the protein MRSSALAAFLLLAPALAAPAAAQFTRQQISYLVDPNEGAEARAQYIYHYFKKDRDPNLKPPAWVDEILDAMLSRPVWQDPEEGILNEAQLWQAPVSVLYEYFEHTRKTFPPEFNGTLTAPGALIKDYEDSRVRFQMALDRLYRARLGDSLGGRGRALLACYDLILREMESTLDALTSQDPKRYQESVMAVGTLTHQVFQILHRAPRGYEPPMKPSAAGQLGPLFLKLLGLTFIFLAGWLYGQSKSDQFYGEIDRQIERGKHWANEFNRQFVTVKVQYMILTPMAVGLLLGIITLNIFGLVIFTAAGIYLGIRTPEWVLTGIRLRRGKRVEAQLMDAMILMSNALKSGLDIVQGFELVQRDLVPPISEEFGLVIKNYQLGTPFEKALLGMEERIASRLVSYLIKAVIIQRSVGGNLTKIFDRIVENIRDEGKLEEKAQSLTAQQRIQAIVVGIMPWGMMGLMWIFQPEVMNAYYFSVIGLLTIGFCVLWMSIGMGIVRKLADIQV
- a CDS encoding ATPase, T2SS/T4P/T4SS family, yielding MANDLPPMTGPGPQGGAPGSMPPVPAGGSPPVPAGMPRPATATQPRVSGRVVVFSGPKEGVGKSTIALNLALAWAGTQSRNVLIVHLDPLCRNDLAFQLGLQPPTLASLTQLVGKDVAVLGKLLKGRIPISQWGVGVLPLAAKRAEVLQVSPHVVIPILESLSQSYDLFLDVDPYFPMQVFSFDLADLVFWTCLPQRSHFEATYSLFQEFKALHFPLERFEIVLNEANLPGALAPKEVDRFFATMNRRVLSYMPWEDLLPEFANTGRILVVEQPHSDWVKALRPMLGKVLETRPSPKAWSYSSVEDHEFAAGSNMLWKASETAVGGRSAGDVEAAKGKAVAKAGDVPAFWDELKMRMHGSVVTAMETERIRITESEERNAEIRTKIASIIESLLQKESNLPLSRDQRQRFVMELLDEILGLGPLEELMRDTSVNEIMVNAADKVYIEQKGKLVLTPLRFRDEEQIIQVIKRIVAPIGRRIDESVPLVDARLKDGSRVNAIIPPLAVSGPTLTIRRFSKKPFSGADLIRFGSLTPELLEFLQNCVKIRKSVIISGGTGTGKTTFLNMLSSAIPEDERIITVEDTAELKLIQEHWVRLESRPPNIEGKGEVTIRDLVKNCLRMRPDRIVVGECRGSEALDMLQAMNTGHEGSLATIHANSPRDALTRLEAMCMMASAELPIWALREMIASAVHLVVQITRFPDGVRRCTWVTEVTGRDQNTILAQDLFKYIQTGVDEQGKSLGFFSGCGKPPHFYEEFKLAGVNVPVELFKKNPEMARFEARNAV
- a CDS encoding type II and III secretion system protein gives rise to the protein MERQQRSAWREARKSAGRLVLAFVLLLTLPRAYAQEEGGGGGGGEGGGEAQDVMIAVSADVVEISGSISKDVGFSWGPFQTGINFAEKAPIPGIIKIGDFERLTQLQTSLKLLETEGKAQLLSNPKVITKSATQANFVVGGDQPYPVTNNQGVGVEFKKFGVILNILPVANPNKKDYIDAQMQLEVSNPDFSKPVTVGNTAVPSIVTRQIQTEVEIKSGETIVIGGLKSSNKNVTQTRIPVIGRLPIIGRLFTTTSIIEEQKSLFLFVTFEIVK
- the cpaB gene encoding Flp pilus assembly protein CpaB codes for the protein MEKKGMMIPLVLAVAAAALYLLVLTSREKQLSKSFENATVLVARVDLPERTLLKEDLVQTQAVPRKFVSQDAFEIKTQSDIKLITNLVTRVRIPKGNQIAQSLVTSLSPTAGLSVKIPPGYRGAVIPVENEMLKLIKPGDRIDVLVTFDALMQDSRKEKVTATILQNVLVLGVGSNLGQGMASKDFADKEQKEQQNAAFAEKGILSVALNPNEAQYLSLAMKQGEITPLLRGLGDVEMHPMEMASFRKLFR
- a CDS encoding TadE family protein: MVRSEVRRGGRARGQVLIEVLLILPVFLFLVFTIMEIGLLAFHTILLHHAAYEAARMASLTARTVPSASCAAPQLTNDYKKVTQAMFKSPNAATAVMYGPIPTLLDKQEGCMNYDVAIEVRRAVPMVFPLTGVVLGNTQGRKARLLKATVRMPIERPLFK